Proteins co-encoded in one Xiphophorus couchianus chromosome 16, X_couchianus-1.0, whole genome shotgun sequence genomic window:
- the rdm1 gene encoding RAD52 motif-containing protein 1: protein MEVDILEFKVPTDNNKTVFVWDIPPVLTQDQVYEQLHHVFSSFGPLYLLKLCANAPLHPPGFYAIIKFYSAAHAANAQRLTDGRSLLHNSTLKVKLSSKQTPHFLSGRNSPLSHARCLELANHYLGFNGWTSDIITLKELTNEEEGEDEEEDVGGARQRIRFGCMMKLSFPRYGVTTRGAAVVEETFNCTGPDVLLQRRCKLQRSVREKALVQAFSSVLLILLGNGKVMVELKQTSDQFEADETEDVLEVNEFSLSEADDEEADDEDWDLTVS from the exons ATGGAGGTGGACATCCTGGAGTTCAAGGTTCCTACGGACAACAACAAAACCGTGTTCGTTTGGGACATCCCTCCGGTTCTGACCCAGGATCAGGTTTAT GAGCAGCTCCATCATGTCTTCTCCTCTTTTGGACCGCTCTACCTGTTGAAGCTGTGTGCCAACGCTCCGCTCCACCCACCTGGTTTCTACGCCATCATCAAGTTCTACTCTGCTGCTCACGCTGCCAACGCCCAGAGACTCACAGATGGACGCTCTCTGCTTCACAACTCCACCCTCAAG GTGAAGCTGAGTTCCAAGCAGACTCCCCACTTCCTGTCTGGCAGGAATTCTCCTCTGAGCCACGCCCGCTGCCTGGAACTGGCCAATCACTACCTGGGCTTCAATGGCTGGACCTCTGACATCATCACA CTGAAGGAGCTCACCAATGAAGAAGAAGGtgaggatgaagaagaggatGTGGGTGGAGCCAGACAGAGGATAAGGTTCGGCTGTATGATGAAGCTTAGCTTCCCTCGTTACGGCGTGACGACCAGAGGAGCCGCAGTGGTGGAGGAGACCTTCAACTGTACAG GTCCAGACGTCCTCCTGCAGAGACGCTGCAAGCTGCAGCGGTCGGTCAGAGAGAAGGCCCTGGTCCAGGCCTTCTCCTCTGTGCTGCTCATACTTCTAG ggaaTGGTAAGGTGATGGTGGAGCTGAAGCAGACCTCAGATCAGTTTGAAGCTGATGAGACGGAAGACGTCCTGGAG gtgaATGAGTTTTCCCTGTCAGAGGCTGATGATGAGGAGGCTGATGATGAAGACTGGGATCTGACTGTGTCTTAG